In the Gossypium raimondii isolate GPD5lz chromosome 9, ASM2569854v1, whole genome shotgun sequence genome, one interval contains:
- the LOC105798007 gene encoding ATP-dependent DNA helicase At3g02060, chloroplastic codes for MGSLHPVPQVCTPLLLKFSSSSPSIWTLFTVNRSFLYKQRYPLLATMAVYTQGRLPVSSPNTHKLAPKREKMELETDAISILHEKIRRDHGKREATRPGMDSQEADMYIQLVKEQQQRGLQKLKGDRECKEGGVFSYKVDPYTLRSGDYVVHKKVGVGRFVGIKFDVSRTSTEPIEFVFIEYADGMAKLPVKQATRMLYRYNLPNETKKPRTLSKLSDTSAWERRKTKGKVAIQKMVVDLMELYLHRLKQKRPPYPRSPAMAEFASQFPYEPTPDQKQAFIDVEKDLTDRETPMDRLICGDVGFGKTEVALRAIFCVVSAGKQAMVLAPTIVLAKQHFDVISERFSKYPSIKVGLLSRFQGKAEKEEHLNMIKKGDLDIIVGTHSLLGNRVVYNNLGLLVVDEEQRFGVKQKEKIASFKTSVDVLTLSATPIPRTLYLALTGFRDASLISTPPPERVPIKTHLSAFGKEKVIAAIRYELDRGGQVFYVLPRIKGLEEVMDFLKQSFPDVDIAIAHGKQYSKQLEETMEKFAQGEIKILICTNIVESGLDIQNANTIIIQDVQQFGLAQLYQLRGRVGRADREAYAYLFYPDKSLLSDQALERLAALEECRELGQGFQLAERDMGIRGFGTIFGEQQTGDVGNVGIDLFFEMLFESLSKVEEHRVVSVPYQSVEIDININPHLPSEYINYLENPMEIINDAEKAAEKDIWSLMQFTENLRRQYGKEPYSMEILLKKLYVRRMAADLGISRIYASGKMVGMETRMSKRVFKLMTDSMISDVHRNSLIFEGGQIRAELLLELPREQLLNWIFQCLAELHASLPALIKY; via the exons ATGGGCTCCCTCCATCCGGTGCCACAAGTCTGCACTCCTCTCCTGCTGAAATTCAgctcttcttctccttctatCTGGACCCTTTTCACGGTCAACCGCTCTTTCCTCTACAAACAGAGATATCCATTATTAGCTACCATGGCTGTCTACACTCAAGGGCGTCTCCCCGTCTCAAGTCCCAACACCCACAAATTGGCTCCGAAAAGAGAAAAGATGGAGCTTGAGACTGATGCCATCTCCATTCTACACGAAAAGATACGCCGTGACCACGGCAAGAGAGAGGCCACAAGGCCTGGAATGGACTCTCAGGAGGCTGACATGTACATTCAGCTTGTGAAAGAGCAGCAACAGAGGGGATTGCAGAAGCTGAAAGGGGATAGGGAGTGTAAGGAAGGAGGTGTCTTTAGCTACAAGGTTGATCCTTACACGCTGCGTTCTGGGGACTATGTTGTTCACAAGAAAGTGGGTGTTGGCAGGTTTGTTGGGATTAAGTTTGATGTTTCTAGGACTTCTACTGAACCCATCGAGTTCGTCTTTATCGAGTATGCTGATGGAATGGCTAAGCTCCCTGTTAAGCAGGCTACTCGCATGCTCTATCGATATAATCT cccaaatgaaacaaaaaagcCTAGGACCTTGAGTAAGTTGAGTGACACTAGTGCATGGGAGAGGAGAAAGACCAAAGGAAAGGTTGCAATTCAAAAGATGGTTGTAGATTTAATGGAGCTCTATTTACATAGACTCAAACAAAAAAGACCTCCATACCCAAGGAGTCCTGCCATGGCTGAATTCGCATCTCAGTTTCCTTATGAACCCACGCCAGATCAAAAGCAG GCTTTTATTGATGTAGAGAAAGACTTAACCGACCGAGAAACTCCAATGGATAGATTGATATGCGGAGATGTTGGGTTTGGTAAAACCGAAGTTGCATTACGAGCCATATTTTGTGTGGTGTCAGCAGGGAAGCAAGCTATGGTTTTGGCACCCACAATTGTTCTTGCCAAGCAACATTTTGATGTCATTTCAGAGAGGTTTTCCAAGTATCCGAGCATCAAGGTTGGACTTCTTAGTCGGTTTCAG GGTAAAGCAGAGAAAGAGGAGCATTTGAACATGATAAAAAAGGGTGATCTAGACATTATTGTCGGAACTCACTCACTTCTGGGAAACCGTGTTGTCTATAATAATCTAGGCCTGCTTGTAGTTGATGAGGAACAG AGGTTCGGTGTCAAGCAAAAGGAGAAGATTGCATCTTTTAAGACTTCAGTTGATGTCCTTACTCTCTCTGCAACACCTATACCCAGAACGCTTTATTTAGCTTTGACTGGTTTCCGTGATGCCAG TTTAATTTCTACACCACCTCCAGAAAGGGTTCCTATCAAAACCCATCTTTCAGCATTTGGTAAAGAAAAGGTCATTGCAGCAATCCGGTATGAGCTGGATCGTGGTGGTCAAGTTTTCTATGTCTTACCTCGAATTAAAG GATTGGAAGAAGTGATGGATTTTCTTAAACAATCATTTCCAGATGTTGATATAGCTATTGCTCATGGGAAG CAATATTCCAAGCAACTTGAAGAAACCATGGAGAAATTTGCGCAGGGTGAAATTAAGATTCTTATATGCACAAATATAGTTGAAAGTGGGCTTGACATTCAAAATGCAAACACTATCATAATCCAGGATGTTCAACAATTTGGCCTGGCACAACTGTATCAG TTGCGTGGAAGGGTTGGGCGGGCGGATAGAGAAGCTTATGCATACTTATTTTACCCTGATAAGTCCTTACTATCTGATCAAGCATTG GAGAGGCTTGCAGCTCTTGAAGAATGCCGTGAGCTTGGCCAAGGTTTCCAACTCGCAGAGAGAGACATGGGTATCAGAGGCTTTGGTACCATCTTTGGTGAGCAACAGACAGGGGATGTTGGAAATGTTGGCATTGATCTTTTCTTTGAGATGCTTTTTGAGAGTTTGTCCAAG GTTGAAGAACACCGTGTAGTGTCAGTTCCTTATCAGTCAGTGGAG ATTGATATCAATATAAACCCTCATCTCCCCTCTGAGTACATAAATTATCTGGAGAACCCCATGGAAATCATTAATGACGCTGAGAAAGCAGCTGAGAAAGACATCTGGAGTTTGATGCAGTTTACAGAGAATCTTCGCCGTCAATATGGAAAAGAGCCATATTccatggaaattcttttgaagAAGCTTTATGTAAGGCGAATGGCAGCAGATCTTGGGATCAGCAGAATCTATGCTTCAGGAAAGATGGTTGGCATGGAAACCAGGATGAGTAAGAGGGTTTTCAAGCTGATGACAGATTCCATGATATCTGATGTGCACCGGAATTCTTTGATATTTGAGGGAGGTCAAATAAgg GCAGAACTACTTCTGGAGCTGCCACGAGAGCAGTTGCTAAATTGGATCTTCCAGTGCTTGGCGGAACTTCATGCTTCGCTTCCTGCTCTCATTAAATATTAG